In Rutidosis leptorrhynchoides isolate AG116_Rl617_1_P2 chromosome 6, CSIRO_AGI_Rlap_v1, whole genome shotgun sequence, the DNA window AACTCATTTTACCCAAACCCAACCCTACTGGCCAGCTCTTTCATGACCTAAAGTCCTTTAGAAACACAACTCTAACTGGTCTCCGTCGAATACCAATACCAGCATCTGTTGTGAAGGCATGATAGTTCTATATGGTGTTAGACTCTATCAATACCAAGACCACAAAAAACAAAATTACAAGGTTCTCCGCAGTTATCAATTGTACATATCGGAAAAAATATAGGCATTCCCCGTATTCTGGGAATCGGAACATATGTAAATGGAATTACTCTTCTTTACGTACTAAATTCTCGAAGATATGTAACAGTTCAGTTGTAAAGTTATGGACGGCTATTAACAAGACTGACCTTTCTACGGCCAGCGTGACCGGCTGCTAGAATAAAAACTTCTAGAAAACCGTTGATGAAACGATTCCTGCATGATGGGAGCATATGCTGCCTGGTCTCTTTCTGTCCCAAGTATGTGGAAGCCACGGTGATGAGGTCCGTTGTGGACAGCTGGTAATAGCATAGGTAAGCCCCTTGCACCATTGAATCTCCTCAAACCATTTGTAGATGAGGGCATGGTTGTAATTTCACTTTCGTGTTCCTGATGATGATGATAGGATGTATGAGGGTTGTGGATTCTTTCACCCAATTGAGAATTAGCAACTGAATCGGTCATTGGAATCGGCCTATCCAGAAAATGGAAAAGATAGATAATGATCTATAAGCTTTGTCATGACAAAACTATAAACAAGTACtgcaatatatattattttttaaataGCAGATGATTACTGAACTTATATAGTTTTGTGATTTATATAGACACCCTAACTCTCGTTGAAAATCTTGATCAAAACAGCCTTGGGGCTGCCCTGACTGAACCAATATATCCTTTATGACTGGTTAGTCAAGCTACTTGACCCGCCCATCTTGACACATCTAACACTCATATTGCGATTGTGCTAATTAGAGGGAGAGCATTACCCTTGGGGATAGTGCAATGGATGAATCATATTGGAGGATCTTGCAGCAGCATCAGCTTGATCCCGAGTGTGAGCAGATCTGTCCACATTGTAAGGAAGGAAATGACAATTCCAACCCCAACTCGGGTGTTGGATGTTAATTGAATGAATATCGTTATGAGGGGCAGAAAGGGTATTTAAGGGATGAGGGAAGCTGAAACTCCTAACATGCTCACTGGGTCGATATGATGAAGTATATGAACGTGCTAAAGATGGTCCAGCAGTAGATTCAGTAATCACAGGATGGTTTCGATGGAAGTTAGGTACTGCAAGGATAATGTTATGTCAATTACAAAATAAATACGAAACAATAAGTCGAGAAGGAGATAAAAGACTTTTGAAGAACTTACGTATATTTAATGAAGATTCAGCTTCCCTGAAAAAATTTGTAAGTCTGGAAAGGTCAAATATTGCATAATCATGATGCTATTACAGAAATAATCCTAACATTTAATTACGATAAGTCGATCACACAAGTATTGAATGTATGTATGTTGGAGTACACAAGGTTACAGATTTCGTGTTGATGTACATATTTCATGACACAAGAATTTTACGTGCACATGGAGAAAGGTTTAATCTACGGCTACAAATCAAATCAGAGATTTTTCTTTAATTTCAATTTGGTACAGAGTTTAAAATGAggttgggggtttatttatagtGAAACATAGAAACTAATTACACTATAATGGTTTTATAATTAGTTTCCTTACTAAAGACAAGAACTTGCTAAAAATCTGATTATTGATCCACAAATAACCTTAACCTGCAAGCAAATTTAGGTCCCAAGCTATCCGATTTTGTTTCCTTTTTGTTCTAGTTTCACAAATTTCTCTATTAGTGAGTGTTGTCATTTTGGACTTGTGGGAAAATGTACACTTTGACTCGCAAAAAAATATTGCCTAAAGACAGCAAATCCGTTGCTAACTGATGCAATACTTGTCATTTCCTAGACTGAGAATATGCTGATATTTATGGATTACAACAGCTTGTGTCTATATTTAGACACCATTTTTATGGAATAATCTATGCCATGCCCTGGATTTTCGCACTAACATAGCTAGAGGTTCCTCCTAACTTCTCATACTATTCTTAGTTTCAATTTGTTGACATGAACATGAAGAGGCATATCAGGTCACAAAACCCTAATTAAATACTCATACTATTCTTTATTTAAACTTGGGTTTTAATAGTTAATGCCCTATGGTTAaggttactatatatatatatatataaggtaatcATTAATTAAACATCAACATTTCCATATTAATCACGAATTCTTAATCAATaaatggaaatatatatatataaacatggtaaTGTAAACATGGTAATGTAAACTGCTAAACTTTACTCGTATTAAATTAAATGGTTGATGTTTATACAAGGTAATTTTAACCATTATCCTAGCCAAAACGCTTATCTAGGATCTCTATTGAGACTCTTATTTCTAACTTTGTAACTACCCAGCTGCAAAGATATAAAGACAAGGATGGGCTTACTCAATTGATGAATGAACAGTTAATCCACTGATTGGACACCAGCGGAGTCCAAATGGCTGAAAAAGGTTTACAGATCATCAGCAATCAGCAATAGTTATCAAATGACTAACAAAAATGTGTTGTTCTCACCCTTCTTGAATAGCTCAGATCATGCAGGCCCCCATTTGGCAACCAATCTGGTGTACCAGTCTCAGAAACTCCATGTGCAGAACCTTCTGCAAACAACCATCTGCCATTCTCAACTTTACGACAATTAGGACATTGCATTGCTCCCTTCGCATTAAAAGCCGATCCAATGCAATCTGTATATCACAAGCAGGTTAAATCGTGCATACTATACTATTAGTATGAAGCACATTCATAGATAGGCATTAGGTAATGACATGTACGGAGTATAAGATATTTCCCGTTCCAGTTTCACTATTGCTACCCTCTATTTAGTAAGTACTAAATACATCGCTTGTTAATGAACCAATACTATAACCAGACGAAGCTAGCAGATAGTTCTGTAAAGCATATTAGATTCTTTAACTAGTCTCGTATGATCCTTCCTCGATCAAGAAACTTTGTACTAAGTTGGTAAAATATATCACTTAAACTCTTCTTTTCTTTAAATTATTTTCTTATTGCTTTACGATCTCTAACTTTCTCAAACTTAATGGTCTCATTTCCATCAAAATGCATATAAATAGCTTAGTTCACTGTCAGAATGCACTGCAATAACACATTCAATACCGGCAATGTACGTTATCAACAATCTTTATCCTATATCTAGAACAAGATAGTAAACTTAATTCCTCTACCTCTATCTTGTATCCATCCAAATTGTCATCTGTAATATTGCACAAATAATTTACATTgaaaatataactattattaccaTTTCAGTAACTAAACACTTCTTGTAAAGCATCATCAAATTTTATAATCCATCTTCCAACTCAAAACTCTACTTAAACAAGTTCAATTTTAAAACTGAGCAAACAAAAttaaacatatacatacatttaagCACTGCACATAAATCAACAAATTATAATATCAAATTCATACGGAAACAACAAAATTACATCAACTAATCACTAAAACACTAATTCAGCTCAATAACAATACATCTGATCAAACTACAATTAGATTTTAACTGTACGGAGCGATCGATTCACGATCAAAATAAACTCACCTAGATGGAACTTATGACCGCAGTTGAGCTTGGCGATGGACCTATCACCGTCATCGCCAACTAAATCAAAGCAAATCGAGCACGGAACCGACGATGAACAACCTAACGAAGGCGATGAAGTATCAGCATTGATGACGTCAGTAAGCTTTGAGGTAATCATGATTTTATAATACAATTTGCTAGTGATCAAGTGTTTGATAGATTGAAACCGTTACATTGAAACGAATTTAGTTGAGAAATTGATGATGAGATAAGAAGAATTTGATCGATTAAAGTTTAAGTATGAGTAAGATAAAGAATGTGATCGATTAGAAAAATAGGAATTTTTTTAACGGAAATTTATTTCGGATGATACAATCTGATTGAATTTTGTACTGGTAATACATAGCAGTAAATGTTAAATATACTAGATCCCGATAGGCCCGAGCGATGCGGCGGAAACTTTTCGGCTGCGTATTCACATTTAACGTAGCGTTATATACTTACAGAACTAAAAACGCGGTGATGAGGGTGTGGTTGGATCCACGTGCTTAGTACTTGGTGTACCTAATGCCCTACACGTTTTTAGAAACCAAGAAAATGAACTCACCCTTGTGGTCCAGTGGTTCACCCACTCGCACTTGTGCATTGGGATGGGGGTGGATAGGCATCAAGTTCGAATCCCTCCCCTTAAAAATATTCGTGAGATTTATTTCCTGAAAGACGAATTGCCCCGggaaaggttttaccgacccgtattcaggacccagttccgaccgcctgcccctcgggatagtataaggttcggatccctgtaatgcggttcgggtttcctgcccaaaagcgcgtgcgtgcgtggcaaatgagagtattcgatgccaacaacttgcctttaaaaaaaaagaaaccaaGAAAATCGCGTAAAAAAGGAAGACGGAACCATGGATGTGGTGGATTTAGTTTGGCTCGTTTATAGTGCGTCTGTGTATATGTATGGAAAATATCCAAAATATTTAGCGTTTTCTAAAAAGCGTCTGTTTCGCGCGTACTTAGTTTTGTTGTGTTCATAATTTTTTTCCGAGTTAAACGGTGATGTCGGAAGAATTGAACTCGCGACGAGCGGGAAAATATGTCCCGTAAAAAATGTGGGTGGAGTTTTGTAAAATGGATATTAGTTTGACAATTTTAGCCCCTCCAAGTTTGACATGTTTAACGTTGTTGGGGGATTGTATTGTAAATTTGTTTTGTAATGTCGTTTTGCACTTGATGTAACGACCAACCTTTGAATATTAAGTAGTATATGCACGAAAAAAATGTGGGTGGAGTTTTGTAAAATGGATATTAGTTTGACAATTGTAGCCCCTCCAAGTTTGACATGCTTAACATTGTTGGGGGATTGTATTGTAAATTTGTTTTGTAATGTCGTTTTGCAGTTGATGGAACGGCCAACCTTTGCATAGTAAGTagcatatgtataataataatataataaaatataataatataatataatataatataatataataatataataattatgtattatgGAGTATGAAATATGGagtaatgaataaatataaattaaatatataaatatagtacaTTGCTTtccaaaaataaatattaatttgtTAAGATTTACGGAGTACTAGTTTACAACTATCTTTAGTGGCGTATTCAGCCCATATCTTGTAATTCGATTTTCACTAGTGAAAGAAATCAATATAATTCAACttttgttatatataaaaaaaaaaaaattatcttaaGTGGCATAGTTCTTCTTGACTAAAGATTACTAATATTAAAGAAAAAAAATGGAATTAAGAAATATATTGAGGAGTGAGTGTCAATGCTTACATCTCATTATTATAGTAATAAAACTAACTGTACATTTACTACTCGTTACTCGTTTGAATTtgaattataaatatagaatgtAGATGAAATAATATGGATACAGTAAATTGTCATTCCACATGACTTTTGAGGATGAGCATTTACGATATTAAAACACTCCCATTGGATAACATTTTTGCTTCGTTAAAGATCAACATGTACTACCTCGATGAAAACTTTGCTAAAAAAAATCAAGTGAGAAAAACTTTAGCTAGGGGGAAAAAAGTGCAACATATAGTTGGCTTCCCCTCGAGTAATCATCGTTGAGCTATTAAATCtattgaacatgcctcatgccaatatagTGAACGTGTTTTCTGAAAGTAGCCgttgggagtgctttggtgaaaaggtcagaaGAGTTATTActagattgaacatatctcatttcaatttggttgtccttaatgagatctcTACTATATGAGAATAATCTAGGCGGTATATGTTTCGTTCGGCCACTTTTAATATACCTTTCTTTCATCTGCTCAATGCAAGTTGCGTTATCTTTGtggatagttgttggtcttttattgcgttctagtccacaagaatgtGTAATGagatgtgtcattgatctcaaccaaacacattcccGAGtaacttcatgtaatgcaatcacttcagcatgatttgatgatgttgcaacatgtGTTTGTTTTCGGGAATGCCATGAAATTGCGGTACCTCCATCTAAGAATACATAtctagtttgagatttagctttatgtgaattagataaataacctgcatctgcataaccaaccaaatattGTTTTTGAATTGTTATAATAAAATAATCCTTAATTAGCAGTTCCTCGAAGgcatcgaaatatgtgtttgatcctatTCCAGTGTCTTTTGCAAACTGATGTGGCTATGAAAATACAAGTAATTTATCTTGTTGGATTCCTGAAAACACAAGGATTCCGAAAACGTGATATAATTAAACAAGCAAACACGAATTTGGATTAGGGTTTTGAGAGAATAAAGGGTGCATTTTTAATACTTCCTAAAAATGGAAAACGAAataaaaatacagatatatataaggaCATGGTTTCTTTAAAGGGAGGAAACCTCTTTCGTgtctcacacgggtatttatcagtttttCAGACACGCCACGCACCTAGTTAGGTGGTCTAACGAAGTCCAAACTAAATAGACAAATAACCTATGTGACTCTTGTCATAAAGCGTATTCAACCATATAATTAGATAACTATGAACACATAGTTataaaattactaatattaataaattgatatTAACTAGGGGTAAAATGGTTAATTACCTCTAAGCCCAGTTTGAGGTTGTTATTAATTGTAAACTCTCCATTCATTACAAATCTTTGTATACTACTATCATAATTGTGTTGATGGTAAATAGCTCAGAGTTATTTCGGGTCTACTTCCACAAGTGTCTTGAAAGTAGTTAGTCGACAGTTATTGTGGGAAGAACTTGGGTTAATCTTGGTGATACTTGTTATTAGTCTTTCGAAAGATACAAAATGAATCTTTGTGAAGTCGATCTTCACCGGGTTTGAAGAATTTTTAGTGAAGTTAACTCTCAACTGGTGAATTGAGAAGTGGATTAAGAAGGATTATTAGCATCCTTCCAACCACTAAAAGTCTTGGAGTTTATATTTctatccttttactctttacattattTACAAATCATGCACTATCGTTATACCTCAAGAAGTATAAATAATTACAGTCTCCATCCCGCCTAAAATTTGAAGAATTCGTTGATAGGCATAACAGATTTGTAGATCATGTCGACTGATCCATTTtcaattttaaaaaaatttgttaGGTTCATCGCAGTTATCGGCGACCTTTTTTCTtttatttcacaaaacttttcGTCAATATATATTTAGTTACATTGCAAACACTATAAGAAGTCAAGTGAAGTTTCTAACAACAAAGAAAAATCGAATAAGTTTTAAACAGTAACAAGTTAACTATTTACTCCTCTAGTTAACTTACCAGAACGTAATGTAATCAAATAAAGTAAAAATGTGATCATTGAGATAGGACTAATGGTTTCTTTCTCCTCCATTTGCTCTGTTTCTTTCGCCATCTTGTCATCGTCGAAGCCCTTATCTCTCCGGTGTTTTCACATGCGATGAACAAGATCTCTGATTCTACTGTTCAGTGTACCGGCTTTGGGTCCTTTACGTTCAATTTCGCGATGGTTAGAGGCGGTTGCTTCCTGTTCGATGATCTTATTATTTAGTGAAGTCATGGTCATTCGGAAATTTGTCTCTCTTTTTCTCTGTCATCGGCTGATTAGCGGCGATTATGGACGATTACTCCATTGTATTTTATCGGGCTATGTGATGGGGGTGCGCTTGGTGTCTTTATGAGGTCCTTGGTTTGGTATACGATCTTTTGCCGATGATTATTCCCGAAATTTCTGGCCGGTttgtttgtgatgacccgggaatttccgaccaaatttaaacatgaatcttatttgatttcgatatgataagcaaattcTGCAatgatgaagtctcaaaaactttgaactgtgttcatatattcgtttaacctttgactatacccgacgattcacgaacaattgtttgtaaataaatatgtatacataaaagtatatatattattttgaaattataaaatataatttaaacattagaattaaatatgtaaaataaaaatacaaaataattaagtgtaatttaagatgaagctatatatatgatttcaaattaattaagtaagtGATAGTAACTTCTGTTTATTGaatttaaataagttaactagaacgtGTAAGAAATTAAAGTAAATGCTAGTACATAAATAAACTAtatttagttaagttttaaaaatgaaaacgttctctaatatatatatatgaaatgggatatatttaatttattgtactattattatcataactaatatTATTGTTTCCATTACCAATCACATTATTAGTAGAACTAGAATTAAAATGTTAATGttagttattattgtgattattattactattatcattaaaaattgttagtattattatagttatcataaataatataaattagaattattaatatgaataatattattattattattaaaatgcttatcattaataatagtagtgtttatattattaatattttagtattaataatattaataaaattattaaatttaacatattatagtatatatttattaattttaattttttaagtttaatataaatataaCAGAATCATACGAGTACTGTTATATATTATCTGTGTTttgttttcttctttcttttctcctGTCTTTCCCATACCCGTGATATCCTGTCAGATATCAACAACCTACAAACAATATCGATCAATTACAACTTCTGTATCGATCATTCAATCACCGTATGTATATATCATTCGATTTATGCGAAAGAAAACAGGAAAATGGTTAAAACTGacctgtgttttttttttctttctctcctgTCGCCATAAATTTTATGCAAGctcttcaattcaattcaattttaaaaatccaaaaatgcAGATGTGTTAGGATACTTTTAGTTGAACTATCTGCAAATTTACAAACTTCAACTCGTCCTATCGATctcgaatttaagagtcaaagatTAGTTGTAAAAAGTCAAACAGTACGAACTTGGATTCAATTCGAGTTATCGGTAAAGATTTAAGTTCAATTAACAATTTTAATAGTTTCTAGGGGTGTATTAaaatctatttcatgttataagctTGGTCTCAAACGTTCTCTAAATCGAATTCATTTTTTTTTTGCAAGTCAGCGACGAGCACAgcagctctttatattttttttaattttttttgttttggttGCTTGTTGAGTCTATTGATATTTACAATTATAAATCGTTTTCTATTTCAATTATAGAACCAAGATTTAATTGTATTGATATTTATAAGATTGGATCGATTGGGTTCTTAATGAAGAAGATGATATTATAAAAAGGGGAAAcgagttatattatatttttggGAGGGATTAATTACAGAAAGAAAGAAATGGAGGAGTGGTGTTGGGAGTTTGTGTgtgagcgtgaggtctcgggttcgaacccagcTTGTGGCGTACAATCTTTTTAATGCATTTttgttgaggtagttttctatactAAAATTatcaatactttcattattattaagtattactaattagtattattgttattattattattgtcattgttatcgttatgattgttattactagtgttacaagtattattattaatatcataattgtaagtattaaaaatattattattatcattaatactagtataATAATTCGTAGTAATATGATTAATAaaaagttattatcatttttattagtgttatcattggtACTAGTATTAACatttaaaaactattagtattactactaacggtattattattattattattattattattattattattattattattattattattattattattattattattattattattattattattattattattattattattattataattatgattaaaattattattatcatatatccaacaatattgttaggattattattgttatctatataaaaatcaataaaagtatattttttttttaaaaaaaaaaaaactttttagaattattagtattattattatcattaacatagatAGAatcattagtgttatcattattattaatattacaaagtatcattaatcaaCTTATCTGTTAAACATTAATATTGGTAATACTGTATGATTACTAAGatttctattaaaattaataaaaattaccattattattaaaagtattatttttattaaaactatcattattattgttatcagtattatttatattattagtattaagataattacgattataaaaataaaagtattaatgatattatcaaaattataagcATAGGAATAAagattatacatatatttttaatacacataacttaactatattaatatatctatatataaaatgaaaatatatatataatgaaacttattaacctactatataaatgaattacatcactaataataatatattgttcgatcacaattatgtgtattaatatgtatataaatgatataggttcttgaatccgaggccaaccccgtattgttcaatatagtcatatgtatttttactacaaaatacattaggtgagttacattaatccctttttaaatgcttttgcaatatatatttttgagactgagaatacatgcgctgcttttataaatgttttacgaaatagacacaagtaatcgaaactacattctatggttgaattatcgaaattgaatatgcccctttttattaagtctggtaatctaagaattagggaacagacaccctaattgacgcgaatcctaaagatagatctatcgggcccaacaagccccatctaaattatcggatgctttagtacttcgaaacatatatcatgtccgaaggaggatcccggaatgatggggatattcttatatgcatattgtgaatgtcggttaccaggtgttcaatccatatgaatgatatttttgtctctatgcatggaacgtatgtttatgagaaatggaaatatgaaatcttgtggtctattaaaatgatgtaaatgattatttatgttaaactaatgaactcaccaaccttttggttgacactttaaagcatgttcattctcaggtacgaaagaaatcttccgctgtacatttgctcattttagagatattacttggagtcattcatgacatatttcaaaagacgttgcattcgagtcgttgagttcatcaagattattattaagtcaattatagttgtatattgtatgaaatggtatgcacatcgtcgactttcgatgtaaggaagtttgtctttttaaaacgaatgcaatgtttgtaaaatgtatcatatagaggtcaaatacctcgcgatgtaatcaactattgtgaatcgtttataatcgatatggacttcgtccggatggattaggacgggatatgacagttggtatcagagcggtggtcttagcgaaccatgtctgcattagtgtgtctaactgataagtcgttaggatgcattagtgagtctggacttcgaccgtgtctgcatgtcaaaagttttgcttatcattttgtgtcaaaaattacctgcttatcattcttagagaatcatttgcttatcattcttagtctagacacgttttactgcattgactgcatgaatagtgtatagacaaaattcatatcttagcgtatctgctacttcatatcttagcgtatctgttactgtaactttgtctgataacttccgtagattcctccgtaacttatgggattttagtattatatatgcatatgtaaactatgtattgcagggtactaatctacatcctataatttatttcttatcgaaaatccttcatctgatcgtacgagatgaatcctacaaccatttcgagtccctcagattccgatagctattccgacagctattccgacat includes these proteins:
- the LOC139855521 gene encoding E3 ubiquitin-protein ligase RFI2-like isoform X1; the encoded protein is MITSKLTDVINADTSSPSLGCSSSVPCSICFDLVGDDGDRSIAKLNCGHKFHLDCIGSAFNAKGAMQCPNCRKVENGRWLFAEGSAHGVSETGTPDWLPNGGLHDLSYSRRPFGLRWCPISGLTVHSSIELTNFFREAESSLNILPNFHRNHPVITESTAGPSLARSYTSSYRPSEHVRSFSFPHPLNTLSAPHNDIHSINIQHPSWGWNCHFLPYNVDRSAHTRDQADAAARSSNMIHPLHYPQGPIPMTDSVANSQLGERIHNPHTSYHHHQEHESEITTMPSSTNGLRRFNGARGLPMLLPAVHNGPHHRGFHILGTERDQAAYAPIMQESFHQRFSRSFYSSSRSRWP
- the LOC139855521 gene encoding E3 ubiquitin-protein ligase RFI2-like isoform X2 — its product is MITSKLTDVINADTSSPSLGCSSSVPCSICFDLVGDDGDRSIAKLNCGHKFHLDCIGSAFNAKGAMQCPNCRKVENGRWLFAEGSAHGVSETGTPDWLPNGGLHDLSYSRRPFGLRWCPISGLTVHSSIEEAESSLNILPNFHRNHPVITESTAGPSLARSYTSSYRPSEHVRSFSFPHPLNTLSAPHNDIHSINIQHPSWGWNCHFLPYNVDRSAHTRDQADAAARSSNMIHPLHYPQGPIPMTDSVANSQLGERIHNPHTSYHHHQEHESEITTMPSSTNGLRRFNGARGLPMLLPAVHNGPHHRGFHILGTERDQAAYAPIMQESFHQRFSRSFYSSSRSRWP